A region from the Salicibibacter cibarius genome encodes:
- a CDS encoding LysR family transcriptional regulator, whose translation MDIRQLQYFMEVAKSQSFTRAASYLHVSQPSLSKAIKRLEDELDVPLFHRSSKQLQLTDAGKAVLNNTKHVLNSFHHLTAELSDMMNLKKGEIKIGIPPIIGAAFIAKLIGVYKEQYPAVDLRLTEVGSKRIKQGIDDGTLDIGFICNIPYQKENFEVIKMLKDPLVFVAHHSHPLNRHQAISISELKNEPLVLYQNDFSLHDSIVDACLKNGFYPQVVCESTQKDFMLEMVEARLGVALLPSQIAKKNSRGTLSSLPLHESDPLHLELGMLWKKNMYLSYAARAFVETAKRFFRES comes from the coding sequence ATGGATATTCGGCAATTGCAGTATTTTATGGAAGTGGCAAAAAGCCAAAGCTTCACGAGAGCAGCTTCCTATTTACATGTCTCCCAACCTTCTTTAAGCAAAGCAATCAAACGCTTAGAGGACGAACTGGACGTGCCCTTGTTTCATCGTTCCTCCAAACAATTGCAGTTAACGGATGCCGGCAAAGCCGTTTTAAACAATACGAAACATGTTTTGAATTCCTTTCATCATTTAACCGCTGAACTTTCGGATATGATGAATCTCAAAAAGGGGGAAATAAAAATAGGCATCCCCCCAATTATCGGTGCTGCATTTATCGCAAAGCTGATCGGTGTTTACAAGGAACAATACCCTGCAGTGGATCTGAGATTAACGGAAGTTGGCAGCAAACGCATTAAACAAGGCATCGATGATGGAACACTGGATATCGGATTTATTTGTAACATCCCCTATCAAAAGGAAAACTTTGAAGTAATAAAAATGTTAAAAGATCCACTCGTGTTTGTCGCGCATCACAGTCACCCATTAAACAGACATCAGGCAATCTCCATTTCCGAGTTGAAGAACGAACCGCTCGTCTTGTACCAAAATGATTTTTCCTTACATGATTCCATCGTTGACGCGTGCCTGAAAAATGGATTTTACCCGCAAGTCGTCTGCGAAAGCACGCAAAAGGATTTTATGTTGGAAATGGTTGAGGCCAGACTTGGCGTCGCCCTGCTCCCAAGCCAAATCGCGAAAAAAAACTCGAGAGGGACGTTGTCAAGCCTGCCGTTGCATGAATCGGACCCCCTTCATTTGGAGCTGGGGATGCTTTGGAAAAAAAACATGTATTTATCATACGCCGCACGCGCCTTCGTCGAGACAGCGAAACGATTTTTCCGCGAATCCTAG
- the yhfH gene encoding protein YhfH translates to MKSTNVMEHTTSFGYPPAAAEPRTCHDCGEVISEVPDTYFTQCEKCMRANNE, encoded by the coding sequence ATGAAAAGCACAAACGTTATGGAGCATACGACGAGTTTTGGTTATCCCCCGGCAGCAGCAGAACCACGCACTTGTCACGACTGCGGAGAAGTTATTAGCGAAGTGCCGGACACTTATTTTACACAATGCGAAAAATGCATGCGTGCAAATAATGAATAA
- the aceA gene encoding isocitrate lyase, whose product MVQQSFEQQVDELNRQWETEERWQGVKRPYTAEDVVRLRGSLQIEHTLARKGAEKLWDSLKNEDYVNSLGALTGNQAIQQVKAGLKAIYLSGWQVAADANLAGEMYPDQSLYPANSVPQVVKRINNALMRADQIQHMEGEGDIDYFAPIVADAEAGFGGQLNVFELMKAMIEAGASGVHLEDQLASEKKCGHLGGKVLIPTQNAVRNLVSARLAADVSGVPTVLLARTDADAADLITNDVDPADAEFITGERTDEGFYRTRAGIDQAIARGLAYAPYADLIWCETSTPNLEEAQKFADAIHEQYPDQMLAYNCSPSFNWEGNLDKDTIETFQQEIAKMGYKFQFVTLAGFHALNHSMFQLASGYKNRGMGAYSELQQAEFAAEKDGYTATRHQREVGTGYFDEVSQTITGGTSSTTALSGSTETAQFQK is encoded by the coding sequence ATGGTGCAACAATCATTTGAGCAACAGGTGGACGAATTAAACAGACAGTGGGAAACGGAAGAGCGTTGGCAAGGGGTAAAACGTCCGTACACGGCAGAAGATGTCGTTCGTCTGCGCGGTTCGTTGCAAATTGAACATACGCTTGCCCGTAAAGGGGCGGAAAAGCTTTGGGATAGCTTGAAAAATGAAGATTATGTAAATTCTCTCGGTGCACTCACGGGGAATCAGGCCATTCAACAAGTGAAAGCCGGATTGAAAGCGATCTACTTAAGCGGATGGCAAGTGGCGGCTGACGCCAACCTCGCGGGCGAAATGTATCCGGACCAAAGCCTTTATCCGGCGAATTCCGTTCCGCAAGTCGTTAAGCGGATTAATAATGCATTGATGCGTGCCGATCAAATTCAGCATATGGAAGGCGAAGGGGATATTGATTATTTTGCTCCGATTGTTGCCGACGCTGAAGCAGGTTTCGGCGGTCAGCTGAATGTTTTTGAATTAATGAAAGCGATGATTGAAGCCGGTGCTTCCGGGGTGCACCTCGAGGACCAATTGGCTTCGGAAAAGAAATGCGGACACCTTGGCGGAAAAGTATTGATCCCAACACAAAACGCCGTAAGAAATCTCGTGTCCGCGCGCTTGGCCGCTGACGTTTCTGGTGTGCCGACGGTATTGCTTGCGCGTACGGATGCAGATGCAGCAGACTTGATTACCAACGATGTCGATCCTGCCGATGCGGAATTTATTACCGGCGAGCGAACGGATGAAGGTTTTTACCGTACGAGAGCCGGAATCGACCAGGCGATTGCGCGCGGGTTGGCTTATGCGCCTTATGCTGATTTAATCTGGTGTGAAACGTCAACGCCGAACTTGGAAGAAGCGCAAAAATTTGCAGATGCGATCCATGAGCAATATCCGGACCAAATGCTTGCATACAACTGCTCGCCATCCTTCAATTGGGAAGGAAACCTGGATAAAGATACGATTGAAACGTTCCAGCAAGAGATTGCCAAGATGGGGTATAAATTTCAATTCGTTACCCTTGCCGGGTTCCATGCTCTTAATCACAGCATGTTCCAACTTGCCAGCGGCTACAAGAACAGAGGCATGGGGGCGTATTCCGAATTGCAACAGGCCGAGTTTGCCGCTGAAAAAGACGGATATACCGCTACTCGCCATCAACGGGAAGTTGGTACCGGTTATTTCGACGAAGTTTCACAGACAATTACAGGAGGGACCTCGTCAACAACCGCCCTTTCAGGTTCGACAGAAACAGCTCAATTTCAAAAATAA
- the rplT gene encoding 50S ribosomal protein L20 produces MPRVKGGTVARSRRKKVLKLAKGYYGSKHRLFRTAQQQVRKSLQYAYRDRRQRKRDFRKLWITRINAAARLNGLSYSRLMHGLKQADINVNRKMLADLAVNDKDAFADLAEKAKAEL; encoded by the coding sequence ATGCCTAGAGTTAAAGGTGGAACAGTCGCCCGTAGTCGTCGCAAAAAGGTTTTAAAACTTGCAAAAGGATATTATGGATCAAAACATCGCTTATTCCGCACTGCCCAGCAACAAGTGAGAAAATCACTTCAATACGCATACCGTGACCGACGCCAACGCAAGCGTGATTTCCGTAAACTATGGATTACACGTATCAACGCGGCAGCTCGTTTGAATGGCCTGTCTTACAGCCGTCTCATGCACGGGTTGAAGCAAGCGGACATTAACGTCAATCGTAAAATGCTCGCTGACCTGGCCGTGAACGATAAGGATGCCTTTGCAGACCTTGCCGAAAAAGCTAAAGCGGAATTGTAA
- the rpmI gene encoding 50S ribosomal protein L35: MPKMKTHRGAAKRFKRTGSGKLKRNHAFTSHLFRNQTQKQKRHLRKDAVMDKSDQKRVEPMLPYKK, translated from the coding sequence ATGCCAAAAATGAAGACCCACCGAGGAGCAGCCAAGCGTTTTAAGCGTACCGGCAGTGGCAAGCTGAAGCGCAACCATGCATTCACCAGCCACTTGTTTCGTAATCAGACACAAAAACAAAAACGGCATTTACGAAAAGACGCGGTAATGGATAAGAGTGACCAAAAACGTGTCGAACCAATGCTCCCATATAAAAAATAA
- the infC gene encoding translation initiation factor IF-3 produces MKLNDGIRAREVRLIDANGDQVGIVSKREALDRAEQADLDLVLVAPNAKPPVCRVMDYGKYRFEQQKKEREARKKQKVINVKEVRLSPNIEEHDFNTKLRNARKFLSQGDKVKAAIRFRGRAITHSSIGREILERLAEETKDVAAIETKPKMDGRSMFLMLAPKSDKDKDNKQNS; encoded by the coding sequence ATGAAGCTTAATGACGGGATTCGCGCCCGCGAGGTTCGCCTCATCGACGCGAATGGGGACCAAGTGGGGATTGTATCGAAACGAGAGGCATTGGATCGTGCTGAGCAAGCGGACCTTGATCTTGTTCTCGTCGCGCCGAATGCGAAACCGCCGGTCTGTCGCGTTATGGACTACGGGAAATATCGCTTTGAGCAACAGAAAAAAGAGCGTGAAGCACGTAAAAAACAAAAAGTCATCAATGTGAAGGAAGTGCGACTGAGTCCGAACATTGAAGAGCATGATTTTAATACGAAGCTTCGCAATGCACGTAAATTTTTATCGCAAGGCGATAAAGTGAAAGCTGCCATTCGTTTCCGCGGTCGCGCCATTACGCATTCATCCATTGGCCGAGAGATTTTGGAACGTCTTGCAGAAGAAACCAAAGACGTTGCAGCTATTGAAACAAAACCCAAAATGGATGGGCGTAGCATGTTTTTGATGCTTGCCCCCAAGTCGGACAAAGACAAAGATAATAAGCAAAATTCGTAG
- a CDS encoding DUF6904 family protein, with the protein MIYVKSTPNYAGVSIHGDFFDFEALYDALHTVVGEEDEFIRYEEARLRVLGVCYDIRYALLGARDITFVENGMDADKMKFFSTITSDKNVYLCANVLWPEVLFVTMALNDFIRLYAKKITKKHVNLMDQKLMWDGAIAQVKGFQAAVIQCIKENVSDAAFRRTINLMAKDYTWFDAYATQYVDLLNIRFMDMDVEKRKKNITIMAKRLAEYGQEYRDVEGEVKRAAREYECDVGEIRLALDYPDDLDW; encoded by the coding sequence ATGATCTACGTTAAATCAACACCAAATTATGCAGGCGTCTCCATTCACGGTGATTTTTTTGATTTTGAGGCCTTATATGATGCATTGCACACCGTGGTCGGAGAAGAAGACGAATTTATTCGTTACGAGGAAGCACGTCTTCGAGTCCTTGGGGTTTGCTATGACATTCGCTATGCCCTTCTGGGAGCCCGCGATATTACCTTTGTTGAAAACGGGATGGATGCGGACAAGATGAAATTTTTTTCAACGATCACCTCTGATAAAAATGTGTATTTATGCGCCAATGTTCTATGGCCGGAGGTCTTGTTTGTCACGATGGCGCTGAATGATTTCATCAGACTGTATGCCAAGAAAATAACGAAAAAACACGTTAACCTGATGGATCAAAAATTGATGTGGGACGGCGCGATTGCCCAAGTCAAAGGATTTCAAGCCGCCGTTATTCAATGTATAAAAGAGAATGTTTCTGACGCTGCGTTTCGGCGCACGATAAACTTAATGGCTAAGGATTATACCTGGTTTGACGCGTATGCCACTCAGTATGTGGACTTGTTGAATATCAGATTTATGGACATGGATGTGGAAAAACGGAAGAAAAACATCACAATCATGGCGAAAAGACTGGCGGAATATGGACAAGAATATCGAGATGTGGAAGGTGAAGTAAAACGAGCGGCCAGAGAATATGAATGTGATGTTGGTGAAATCAGGTTGGCATTGGATTATCCGGACGATTTAGATTGGTAG
- a CDS encoding D-serine ammonia-lyase gives MKNRVLGELMENWTKAFPLLEDITALRPVWWENPYKQKWTDASASGCSVSAADMKEAAGMWMRFRPFIEKMFPETRENDGNIESPLRPIPNVQTQLENHYKRNIEGTLYLKCDNELPIAGSIKARGGIFEVLKYAETLAIDNGMITQQESYEKFASPAFKRFFNQYAIDVGSTGNLGLSIGIVSAAIGFDVSVHMSADAKQWKKDLLKESGANVYEYSADFSKAINEGRKLSLENPNGYFVDDENSRDLFLGYSIAAFELKAQLDDLNIRVDSDHPLFLYLPCGVGGSPGGLTFGLKQLFGDNVHCFFVEPTHSPSVLIGLMTEKHEKVSVQDFGIDNVTEADGLAVGRPSSFATAISEKLVSGVYTVEDDELFKMLALLMHSEGLKVEPSAASGLQGPIQLSKHPSYIEKHGLSSKMKEATHVAWATGGSLIPNEDWARIYQKGNNLLGES, from the coding sequence ATGAAGAATCGGGTGTTGGGCGAACTAATGGAAAATTGGACAAAAGCATTTCCCCTTCTTGAAGACATCACAGCGTTAAGGCCAGTATGGTGGGAAAACCCATACAAACAAAAATGGACGGACGCTTCTGCTTCCGGATGCTCCGTAAGCGCGGCAGATATGAAAGAAGCAGCAGGCATGTGGATGCGGTTTCGTCCCTTTATCGAAAAAATGTTTCCGGAAACGCGTGAAAATGATGGGAACATTGAATCTCCCTTGCGCCCCATTCCGAATGTGCAAACGCAACTTGAAAATCATTATAAAAGAAACATCGAAGGGACTTTGTATTTAAAATGCGACAATGAATTGCCGATTGCCGGATCCATAAAGGCGCGCGGCGGGATTTTTGAAGTCCTAAAATATGCGGAAACATTGGCCATTGACAACGGGATGATCACACAGCAGGAAAGCTACGAAAAATTTGCCTCTCCAGCTTTCAAGCGTTTTTTTAATCAATACGCCATTGATGTGGGTTCCACCGGCAATTTGGGCCTTAGCATCGGGATCGTCAGTGCCGCGATCGGCTTTGACGTCTCTGTTCACATGTCCGCGGATGCCAAACAATGGAAGAAAGATTTGTTAAAGGAAAGCGGAGCCAACGTTTATGAATACAGTGCCGACTTCAGCAAGGCGATTAATGAGGGGCGGAAATTGTCCCTCGAGAATCCGAACGGATACTTTGTCGACGATGAAAATTCCCGGGATTTGTTTTTAGGTTACAGTATCGCGGCGTTCGAATTGAAGGCACAACTTGACGATCTAAACATCCGTGTGGACAGCGATCATCCGTTATTTCTTTATCTCCCTTGTGGCGTGGGAGGGTCTCCGGGGGGATTGACTTTTGGCCTCAAACAATTATTTGGCGATAACGTTCATTGTTTTTTTGTTGAACCTACGCATTCTCCCTCCGTCTTAATCGGTCTAATGACGGAAAAACATGAAAAGGTCAGTGTCCAGGATTTTGGTATCGACAATGTAACGGAAGCGGATGGCTTGGCCGTCGGAAGACCATCAAGTTTTGCGACGGCAATTAGTGAGAAACTCGTTAGCGGCGTGTATACCGTCGAAGACGATGAGCTGTTTAAAATGCTTGCCTTACTGATGCACTCTGAAGGTTTAAAAGTGGAACCCTCTGCCGCTTCCGGTTTGCAAGGACCGATACAATTATCAAAACACCCTTCCTATATCGAAAAACACGGCTTATCCTCCAAGATGAAGGAAGCAACCCATGTGGCATGGGCAACTGGCGGGTCGCTTATTCCGAATGAAGATTGGGCGCGCATCTATCAAAAAGGAAACAACTTATTGGGTGAATCTTGA
- the gcvH gene encoding glycine cleavage system protein GcvH, producing MSKLYSKEHEWVETLEEGIVRIGISDYAQQELGDIVFVEIPEVDEEVAANESIGTIESVKTVSEIYVPISGTVVNVNERLEDEPELVNANPEDEGWLVDVKMADRDELEDLMNEAEYHAFTEEG from the coding sequence ATGAGTAAATTGTATAGCAAAGAACATGAATGGGTAGAAACGTTAGAAGAAGGCATTGTGCGTATCGGAATATCGGATTACGCGCAGCAGGAACTTGGAGATATTGTTTTTGTGGAAATTCCGGAAGTCGATGAAGAGGTTGCCGCGAACGAAAGCATCGGCACCATTGAGTCGGTGAAAACAGTTTCGGAAATATACGTTCCGATTTCCGGAACGGTTGTGAACGTAAATGAAAGATTGGAAGATGAACCGGAGTTAGTCAATGCCAACCCGGAAGATGAAGGCTGGTTGGTCGATGTGAAAATGGCTGACCGTGATGAACTTGAAGATCTAATGAATGAAGCGGAGTATCATGCTTTTACCGAAGAAGGCTAA
- the sdaAA gene encoding L-serine ammonia-lyase, iron-sulfur-dependent, subunit alpha, which yields MESLLSHCEAKNVSIADAMIGKESEKAEMTREDIFHKMKDRLIKMQEAVEAGKSDGSPAPSGISGGDALKMGEYIDRGDTLSGSLITGAMRYAMATSECNARMGVIVATPTAGSAGVLPGILFSLRDNDNYSLDALTNGLFTASALGYIIANRSFISGAAGGCQAEVGSATAMAAGVIVELKGGTPRQAVHGTAMAMKSLLGLVCDPVGGLVEVPCIKRNVIGTSIAFSSADMALAGIESRIPCDEVIETMYRVGSEMPRTLRETSLGGLATTPTGEGIKRKLYS from the coding sequence ATGGAAAGTTTGCTTTCACACTGTGAGGCGAAAAACGTAAGCATTGCTGATGCGATGATCGGCAAGGAAAGCGAAAAGGCGGAAATGACGCGTGAGGATATTTTCCATAAAATGAAAGATCGTTTAATAAAAATGCAAGAGGCCGTCGAAGCCGGGAAATCGGACGGCTCCCCTGCCCCAAGCGGCATATCAGGCGGAGATGCGTTGAAAATGGGGGAATATATAGACCGCGGGGACACACTCTCCGGCTCACTCATTACCGGGGCCATGCGTTACGCGATGGCAACGTCTGAATGCAATGCCAGAATGGGCGTTATTGTTGCGACCCCGACGGCAGGTTCAGCGGGCGTGCTCCCGGGGATCTTGTTTTCCCTTCGCGACAACGATAATTATTCCCTTGATGCGCTAACGAATGGACTGTTTACTGCCAGTGCCCTTGGCTATATTATCGCCAATCGTTCATTTATTTCAGGTGCTGCAGGTGGGTGTCAGGCAGAAGTCGGATCTGCAACAGCAATGGCTGCAGGTGTAATCGTGGAATTAAAAGGGGGAACGCCTAGGCAAGCCGTACACGGGACCGCGATGGCGATGAAATCCTTGCTTGGGCTCGTGTGTGATCCGGTTGGCGGTTTGGTGGAAGTGCCATGCATTAAACGGAACGTCATCGGCACATCGATCGCATTTTCTTCCGCGGATATGGCGCTCGCGGGCATTGAAAGTCGCATCCCGTGTGATGAGGTGATCGAAACGATGTATCGGGTCGGGAGCGAAATGCCTCGAACCTTACGGGAAACATCCCTTGGGGGGCTTGCAACTACACCAACAGGTGAAGGTATCAAACGTAAATTATATAGCTAA
- a CDS encoding serine dehydratase beta chain translates to MEFQSCFDIIGPVMVGPSSSHTAGAASIGRFTYELLGRCKPEKARITLYDSFAQTYQGHGTDKALLGGLLGMGPEDTRIKDALAIASDENIDYSFLLEKDQCPYYDHPNTTIIVAEAGYRHVKVGGVSLGGGLSHIFLINDAETTIRLSTDDDFRSICNRLPLYMLTNDKREV, encoded by the coding sequence ATGGAATTTCAAAGCTGTTTTGATATTATCGGCCCCGTAATGGTGGGGCCGTCCAGTTCTCATACTGCGGGAGCGGCTTCCATTGGCCGGTTTACGTACGAACTCCTCGGCCGCTGCAAACCTGAAAAGGCCCGCATTACCTTGTATGATTCGTTTGCGCAAACGTATCAGGGCCACGGCACCGACAAAGCGCTGCTTGGCGGTTTGCTCGGGATGGGGCCAGAGGATACCCGGATTAAAGACGCCTTGGCTATCGCAAGTGATGAAAACATCGATTACTCATTTTTGCTCGAAAAGGATCAATGCCCTTATTACGATCATCCGAATACGACAATCATCGTTGCCGAGGCTGGATATCGGCACGTAAAAGTGGGTGGCGTTTCCCTTGGCGGCGGTTTGTCGCATATCTTTCTCATTAATGATGCGGAAACGACGATTCGTTTAAGTACAGATGACGACTTTCGTTCCATATGCAATCGCTTGCCTTTATATATGCTCACCAATGATAAACGGGAGGTGTAA
- the glyA gene encoding serine hydroxymethyltransferase has product MMSLKENDATIFSAIEGERDRQHDTLELIASENFVSEDVLEAMGSVMTNKYAEGYPGRRYYGGCENMDTVENVAIERLKELYQADYANVQPHSGASANLAVYYSQLTPGDKVMGMDLSHGGHLTHGSPVSISGKWFDVVSYGVREDDHLIDYDQLEDQAKKEKPKLIIAGASAYPRVIDFAKFKEIADKVDAKLIVDMAHIAGLVAAGVHPSPVPYADVVTSTTHKTLRGPRGGFVLTNDKEMAKGINKAVFPGLQGGPLMHVIAAKAVSFKESLQPSFKTYANRIVENAVTLGETLKEKGAALVSGGTDNHLLLVDVRPWNLTGKEAEQLLEKAGITANKNTIPFDPEGPFVTSGIRIGTAALTTRGMGKQEMINIGEIIADVLGSNGNSDVLEQAKNKTNDICKAFPLFQQEARVT; this is encoded by the coding sequence TTGATGAGTTTAAAAGAAAACGATGCAACTATTTTTTCGGCAATTGAGGGAGAGCGGGACAGACAGCATGACACACTTGAGCTAATAGCGTCAGAAAATTTTGTGAGCGAAGATGTCTTGGAAGCTATGGGATCGGTGATGACGAACAAATATGCGGAAGGCTATCCGGGGAGAAGGTATTACGGCGGATGTGAAAACATGGATACTGTCGAGAATGTGGCGATCGAACGATTGAAAGAACTGTATCAAGCCGATTATGCGAATGTGCAACCTCATTCCGGAGCCTCCGCCAACCTGGCTGTTTATTACTCACAGTTAACACCCGGGGATAAGGTAATGGGGATGGATTTATCCCATGGGGGGCATTTGACGCACGGCAGTCCTGTCAGCATTTCCGGCAAGTGGTTTGATGTTGTTTCTTATGGCGTAAGGGAAGACGATCACTTGATTGATTACGATCAATTGGAAGATCAGGCAAAAAAAGAAAAACCGAAACTCATTATCGCCGGTGCGAGTGCTTATCCGCGGGTCATTGACTTCGCAAAATTTAAAGAAATTGCCGATAAGGTTGATGCAAAACTGATTGTCGATATGGCGCATATTGCCGGACTTGTTGCAGCCGGCGTTCACCCATCGCCGGTGCCTTATGCGGACGTTGTAACGAGTACGACACATAAAACATTAAGAGGGCCTCGCGGAGGGTTTGTTTTAACGAATGACAAAGAGATGGCAAAAGGAATTAACAAGGCTGTTTTCCCCGGCCTGCAAGGCGGGCCATTAATGCATGTGATTGCCGCAAAAGCCGTTTCCTTTAAAGAGTCCCTCCAGCCGTCATTCAAAACGTATGCCAATCGGATTGTGGAAAACGCAGTCACACTCGGAGAGACGTTAAAAGAGAAAGGCGCTGCCCTCGTTTCAGGCGGAACCGATAACCATTTATTGCTCGTCGATGTCCGTCCATGGAACCTTACCGGAAAAGAGGCAGAGCAATTGCTGGAAAAAGCCGGCATTACGGCTAATAAAAATACGATTCCGTTTGATCCGGAGGGACCGTTTGTGACGAGCGGGATTAGAATTGGCACAGCAGCGCTTACAACACGGGGGATGGGAAAACAAGAAATGATTAACATTGGCGAAATTATTGCCGATGTCCTGGGAAGTAACGGCAATTCCGATGTCCTGGAACAGGCGAAAAACAAGACGAATGACATTTGCAAAGCCTTTCCTCTTTTCCAACAAGAAGCACGTGTTACTTGA
- the lipA gene encoding lipoyl synthase, producing the protein MEAKETHVRKPDWLKIKLNTNESYKGLKKMMREKKLHTVCEEARCPNIHECWAVRKTATFMILGDVCTRGCRFCAVKTGLPNELDWGEPERVAESVEQMGLKHVVITAVARDDLKDGGSRVYAETVRAVRRRNPLTTIEVLPSDMMGLHDNLQTLMEARPNILNHNIETVRRLTKKVRARATYDRSLEFLRYSKELHPDIPTKSSLMIGLGETPEEIEEVMDDLRAHDVDIMTIGQYLQPTKKHLDVQKYYTPEEFARFKEIAMQKGFRHCEAGPLVRSSYHADEQVNKAQVWQEAAKYQGSEAFV; encoded by the coding sequence ATGGAGGCAAAAGAAACGCACGTTCGCAAGCCGGATTGGTTAAAAATAAAGTTAAACACGAATGAATCCTATAAAGGCCTTAAGAAGATGATGCGCGAAAAGAAATTACATACGGTCTGTGAAGAAGCGCGCTGTCCAAACATTCATGAATGCTGGGCCGTAAGGAAAACAGCCACATTTATGATTCTTGGGGATGTGTGTACGCGCGGGTGCCGATTTTGCGCGGTGAAAACGGGGCTGCCAAATGAACTTGATTGGGGCGAGCCGGAACGAGTCGCCGAGTCGGTGGAACAAATGGGATTAAAACACGTCGTCATTACGGCTGTTGCCCGCGATGACCTTAAAGACGGGGGCTCAAGGGTGTATGCAGAAACGGTTCGCGCCGTCCGCCGCCGCAATCCGCTTACGACGATTGAAGTATTGCCTTCGGATATGATGGGGCTGCATGACAATTTACAAACGCTTATGGAGGCGCGCCCGAATATATTGAACCACAATATTGAAACGGTCCGGCGCTTAACGAAAAAAGTTCGCGCACGCGCGACGTATGATCGTTCCCTGGAGTTTCTTCGCTATTCCAAGGAGTTGCATCCCGACATTCCGACGAAATCAAGCCTCATGATCGGCCTTGGGGAAACGCCCGAAGAAATCGAAGAAGTCATGGATGATTTGCGTGCCCACGATGTGGATATTATGACGATCGGGCAATATTTGCAGCCGACGAAAAAACATTTGGATGTGCAAAAATATTACACACCCGAAGAGTTTGCGCGTTTCAAAGAAATTGCCATGCAGAAAGGGTTCCGTCATTGCGAGGCAGGGCCTCTCGTTCGTTCTTCTTATCACGCCGATGAGCAGGTCAACAAAGCACAAGTATGGCAAGAAGCCGCGAAATACCAAGGCAGTGAGGCTTTTGTGTGA